The Agromyces mariniharenae genome includes a window with the following:
- a CDS encoding bifunctional helix-turn-helix transcriptional regulator/GNAT family N-acetyltransferase → MATASDEPDRDRDAIDTVRAFNRAVTTRVGALQDHYLGSDRSLGASRVLWEAGDDGLDVRAIRERLGLDSGYLSRLLRSLEREGLVAVEGSPADSRVRTIRTTPRGRAERAELGRRSDDLARSVLAPLGAGQRARLVEAMATVTRLLDAGLVEVEPADAASHEARACLAAYYAELARRFPGGFEPGRSLHPDTHEFQEPTGGFVLARLHGRAIGCGAVLFHDGRPAYIKRMWVDDAVRGMGVGRRILAALEQAARDHGAASVTLETNASLIEAIAMYRSSGYVEVEPFNDEVYADHWFEKRL, encoded by the coding sequence ATGGCGACGGCCAGTGACGAACCCGACCGCGACCGCGATGCGATCGACACCGTGCGTGCCTTCAATCGCGCGGTCACCACCCGCGTCGGCGCGCTGCAGGACCACTACCTCGGCAGCGACCGGTCGCTCGGCGCGTCGCGCGTGCTCTGGGAGGCCGGCGACGACGGCCTCGACGTGCGCGCGATCCGCGAGCGGCTCGGCCTCGACTCGGGCTACCTCTCGCGCCTGCTGCGCTCGCTCGAGCGCGAGGGGCTCGTCGCGGTCGAGGGCTCGCCCGCCGACTCACGGGTTCGCACGATCCGCACGACCCCGCGGGGTCGCGCCGAGCGCGCGGAGCTCGGCCGCCGCAGCGACGACCTCGCCCGCTCGGTGCTCGCCCCCCTCGGTGCGGGCCAGCGCGCTCGGCTCGTCGAGGCCATGGCCACCGTCACGCGGCTGCTCGACGCCGGTCTCGTCGAGGTCGAGCCTGCGGATGCCGCGTCCCACGAGGCCCGCGCATGCCTCGCCGCCTACTACGCCGAGCTCGCGAGGCGCTTCCCGGGAGGGTTCGAGCCCGGTCGCAGCCTCCACCCCGACACGCACGAGTTCCAGGAGCCGACGGGCGGCTTCGTGCTCGCCCGGCTCCACGGTCGGGCGATCGGATGCGGCGCGGTGCTGTTCCACGACGGCCGGCCCGCCTACATCAAGCGCATGTGGGTCGACGACGCCGTGCGCGGCATGGGCGTCGGCCGGCGCATCCTCGCCGCGCTCGAGCAGGCCGCGCGTGATCACGGCGCGGCATCCGTCACGCTCGAGACGAACGCGAGCCTCATCGAGGCGATCGCGATGTACCGGTCGTCGGGCTACGTCGAGGTCGAGCCGTTCAACGACGAGGTCTACGCCGACCACTGGTTCGAGAAGCGGCTCTGA
- a CDS encoding GNAT family N-acetyltransferase yields the protein MSDISIRVAERADAAALSELAAETFPLACPPSTTPDAIAEFIAEHFTVERLSAWLEDADRTLLVAEEPDGRLVGYSMLIGGASGEPGDADAAAAVSARPAIELSKFYTRAVAHGSGTVAGPLMTATIDAAGAAAASTVWLGVNEENARAIRFYEKHGFGKVGRKRFRLGDRLEEDWVLEHPLG from the coding sequence ATGTCCGACATCTCGATCCGCGTCGCCGAGCGGGCGGATGCCGCGGCGCTCTCCGAGCTCGCCGCGGAGACGTTCCCGCTCGCCTGCCCGCCGTCGACGACGCCCGATGCGATCGCCGAGTTCATCGCCGAGCACTTCACGGTCGAGCGACTGTCGGCGTGGCTCGAGGACGCGGACCGCACACTGCTCGTGGCGGAGGAACCCGACGGCCGCCTCGTCGGCTACTCGATGCTCATCGGCGGCGCGTCGGGCGAGCCCGGTGACGCGGATGCCGCGGCGGCCGTGTCGGCTCGACCGGCGATCGAGCTCAGCAAGTTCTACACCCGCGCGGTCGCGCACGGCTCGGGCACGGTCGCCGGCCCGCTCATGACGGCGACGATCGACGCGGCGGGCGCCGCCGCGGCGTCGACCGTCTGGCTCGGCGTGAACGAGGAGAACGCCCGCGCGATCCGCTTCTACGAGAAGCACGGCTTCGGGAAGGTCGGGCGCAAGCGATTCCGACTCGGCGACCGGCTCGAGGAGGACTGGGTGCTGGAGCATCCGCTGGGATGA
- the aceB gene encoding malate synthase A — protein MNTTPSMTLERERTDAAASVPRFATQPAGSTGSFRTVEPRIEVTAPLGERYEEILTPEALRFLAELHDRFAHTRHDLLAVRLQTRVDAANGRDPKFLPETEWIRNDPSWRVAGTAPGLEDRRVEITGPTDRKMAINALNSGAKVWLADQEDATSPTWANVIEGQLTLFDFLRGNLDYTSPEGREYRVTAAETPTIVMRPRGWHLVEKHLKFHDRAGRAMHASGSLVDFGLYVFHNAKALIAAGRGPYFYLPKLESHREAKLWNDIFVFAQDALDIPQGTIRATVLIETIQAAFQMDEILYELRDHCSGLNAGRWDYIFSIVKTFRSRGRRWVMPDRRSITMTVPFMRAYTELLVQTCHRRGAHAIGGMSAFIPNRRDPEVTERALAAVAADKRREAGDGFDGTWVAHPDLIPTARAEFDAVLGDRPNQVDRRRDDVEVTAAQLLDIPSIGGEVTEAGVHDNISIAIRYIESWLRGTGAAAIDNLMEDAATAEISRSQVWQWLHDNTITAEGTRIDQTSIVRIMAAAVAELPRFEGDRFDDAISVFRSVALEPEFPTFLTVGAYARFM, from the coding sequence ATGAACACCACGCCCAGCATGACGCTCGAACGCGAGCGAACGGATGCCGCGGCATCCGTCCCCCGCTTCGCGACCCAGCCGGCCGGCAGCACCGGCAGCTTCCGCACCGTGGAGCCCCGCATCGAGGTGACCGCGCCGCTCGGCGAGCGCTACGAGGAGATCCTCACGCCCGAAGCGCTGCGCTTCCTCGCGGAGCTGCACGACCGGTTCGCGCACACCCGGCACGACCTGCTCGCCGTGCGCCTGCAGACCCGCGTCGACGCGGCGAACGGCCGCGACCCGAAGTTCCTGCCCGAGACCGAGTGGATCCGGAACGACCCGTCGTGGCGCGTCGCCGGCACCGCCCCGGGTCTCGAGGACCGTCGTGTCGAGATCACCGGTCCGACCGACCGCAAGATGGCGATCAACGCGCTGAACTCGGGCGCGAAGGTCTGGCTCGCCGACCAGGAGGATGCCACGAGCCCCACCTGGGCGAACGTCATCGAGGGCCAGCTGACGCTGTTCGACTTCCTGCGCGGGAACCTCGACTACACGAGCCCCGAGGGCAGGGAGTACCGCGTCACCGCGGCGGAGACGCCGACGATCGTGATGCGGCCGCGCGGCTGGCACCTCGTGGAGAAGCACCTGAAGTTCCACGACCGGGCGGGGCGCGCGATGCACGCCTCGGGCTCGCTCGTCGACTTCGGGCTGTACGTCTTCCACAACGCGAAGGCCCTCATCGCCGCCGGTCGCGGACCGTACTTCTACCTGCCGAAGCTCGAGTCGCACCGCGAGGCGAAGCTCTGGAACGACATCTTCGTGTTCGCGCAGGACGCGCTCGACATCCCGCAGGGCACCATCCGCGCGACCGTGCTGATCGAGACGATCCAGGCCGCGTTCCAGATGGACGAGATCCTCTACGAGCTGCGCGACCACTGCTCCGGCCTCAACGCCGGCCGCTGGGACTACATCTTCTCGATCGTGAAGACGTTCCGCTCGCGGGGCCGCCGCTGGGTCATGCCCGATCGTCGCTCGATCACGATGACCGTGCCGTTCATGCGGGCGTACACCGAGCTGCTCGTGCAGACCTGCCACAGGCGGGGGGCACATGCCATCGGCGGCATGAGCGCCTTCATCCCGAACCGCCGCGACCCAGAGGTGACCGAGCGCGCGCTCGCCGCGGTCGCCGCCGACAAGCGTCGCGAAGCCGGCGACGGCTTCGACGGCACCTGGGTGGCCCACCCCGACCTGATCCCGACGGCGCGCGCGGAGTTCGACGCGGTGCTCGGCGACCGGCCGAACCAAGTCGACCGCCGGCGCGACGACGTCGAGGTGACGGCGGCGCAGCTGCTCGACATCCCGTCGATCGGCGGCGAGGTCACCGAGGCCGGCGTGCACGACAACATCTCGATCGCGATCCGCTACATCGAGTCCTGGCTGCGCGGCACCGGCGCGGCCGCCATCGACAACCTGATGGAGGACGCCGCGACCGCCGAGATCTCGCGCTCGCAGGTCTGGCAGTGGCTGCACGACAACACGATCACCGCCGAGGGCACGCGCATCGACCAGACCTCGATCGTGCGCATCATGGCGGCGGCCGTCGCCGAGCTGCCGCGCTTCGAGGGCGACCGCTTCGACGACGCCATCTCGGTGTTCCGCAGCGTCGCGCTCGAGCCCGAGTTCCCGACGTTCCTCACGGTGGGGGCGTACGCGCGGTTCATGTGA
- the aceA gene encoding isocitrate lyase: MATTNRPGDQTQTAAELQLEWDADPRWEGVRRDYTADDVIALRGPVREERTLARRGAEKLWEDIQQNTGTAFAPQEDPQWSAALGALTGNQAVQQVRAGLKAIYLSGWQVAADANLSGQTYPDQSLYPANSVPAVVRRINNALLRAGQIEQGTGERDWMAPIVADAEAGFGGPLNAYELMHQMIEAGAAGVHWEDQLASEKKCGHMGGKVLVPTSQHIRTINAARLAADVAGVPSIIIARTDALAATLLTSDHDERDRPFVTGERTAEGFYEVQNGIEPVIARGLAYAEYADLLWVESAEPDLDLARRFAEAVHAKFPGKRLSYNCSPSFNWKRHLDDDQIATFQRELASMGYAFQFITLAGFHALNHSMFTLAKDYSERHMSAYVELQEAEFASEASGYTATRHQREVGTGYFDQIATALNPTSATLALVGSTEEEQFNH; encoded by the coding sequence ATGGCAACGACGAACCGCCCCGGCGACCAGACCCAGACCGCGGCCGAGCTGCAGCTCGAGTGGGACGCTGACCCGCGCTGGGAGGGCGTCCGCCGCGACTACACCGCCGACGACGTCATCGCCCTGCGCGGCCCGGTGCGCGAGGAGCGCACGCTCGCCAGGCGCGGCGCCGAGAAGCTCTGGGAGGACATCCAGCAGAACACCGGCACCGCGTTCGCCCCGCAGGAGGACCCGCAGTGGTCGGCCGCGCTCGGCGCCCTCACCGGCAACCAGGCCGTGCAGCAGGTGCGCGCGGGCCTCAAGGCGATCTACCTGTCGGGCTGGCAGGTCGCGGCGGACGCGAACCTCAGCGGGCAGACCTACCCCGACCAGTCGCTGTACCCGGCGAACTCGGTGCCGGCGGTCGTGCGCCGCATCAACAACGCGCTGCTGCGCGCCGGCCAGATCGAGCAGGGCACCGGCGAGCGCGACTGGATGGCCCCCATCGTCGCCGACGCCGAGGCCGGGTTCGGCGGCCCGCTGAACGCCTACGAGCTCATGCACCAGATGATCGAGGCGGGCGCCGCGGGCGTGCACTGGGAGGACCAGCTCGCGAGCGAGAAGAAGTGCGGCCACATGGGCGGCAAGGTGCTCGTCCCGACGTCGCAGCACATCCGCACGATCAACGCGGCGCGGCTTGCGGCGGATGTCGCGGGGGTCCCGTCGATCATCATCGCCCGCACCGACGCGCTCGCCGCGACCCTGCTCACGAGCGACCACGACGAGCGGGACCGCCCGTTCGTGACGGGCGAGCGGACCGCGGAGGGCTTCTACGAGGTGCAGAACGGCATCGAGCCCGTCATCGCCCGCGGGCTCGCCTACGCCGAGTACGCCGACCTGCTCTGGGTCGAGTCGGCCGAGCCCGACCTCGACCTGGCCCGCCGGTTCGCCGAGGCCGTGCACGCCAAGTTCCCCGGCAAGCGCCTGAGCTACAACTGCTCGCCGTCGTTCAACTGGAAGCGCCACCTCGACGACGACCAGATCGCGACGTTCCAGCGCGAGCTCGCGTCGATGGGCTACGCATTCCAGTTCATCACCCTCGCGGGCTTCCACGCCCTCAACCACTCCATGTTCACGCTCGCCAAGGACTACAGCGAGCGGCACATGAGCGCATACGTCGAGCTCCAGGAGGCGGAATTCGCCTCGGAGGCATCCGGCTACACCGCCACGCGCCACCAGCGCGAGGTCGGCACCGGCTACTTCGACCAGATCGCCACGGCGCTGAACCCCACCAGCGCCACCCTCGCCCTCGTCGGATCGACCGAGGAAGAGCAGTTCAACCACTGA
- a CDS encoding response regulator: MLVADDHALVRSGVVGLLEAADLEVVGEAADGAAAVEAARMLRPDVVLMDIRMPGMDGIEATARIAATADAPRVLVLTTFDLDEYVYRALEAGASGFLLKDAPPERLVDGVRTVARGEALLAPALTRRLIERYLAAPAPGAASDPAPDLTPREREVWLLIARGLSNQEVGQRLFLSEATVKAHVTRLLAKLGVRDRVQAVVLAYESGLVLPGDAS; encoded by the coding sequence GTGCTCGTGGCCGACGACCACGCGCTGGTGCGCTCGGGCGTCGTGGGCCTCCTCGAGGCGGCCGACCTCGAGGTGGTCGGCGAGGCCGCCGACGGGGCCGCCGCCGTCGAAGCGGCACGGATGCTGCGCCCCGACGTCGTGCTCATGGACATCCGCATGCCCGGCATGGACGGCATCGAGGCGACGGCCCGCATCGCCGCGACCGCGGATGCCCCGCGCGTGCTCGTGCTCACCACCTTCGACCTCGACGAGTACGTCTACCGCGCCCTCGAGGCCGGCGCGTCGGGCTTCCTGCTGAAGGACGCACCGCCTGAGCGGCTCGTCGACGGCGTCCGCACCGTCGCTCGCGGTGAGGCGCTCCTCGCGCCGGCGCTCACCCGCCGACTGATCGAGCGCTACCTCGCCGCACCCGCGCCCGGCGCGGCATCCGACCCGGCGCCCGACCTGACGCCGCGCGAACGCGAGGTGTGGCTGCTCATCGCCCGCGGCCTCTCGAACCAGGAGGTCGGGCAGCGGCTCTTCCTCAGCGAGGCGACCGTCAAGGCGCACGTCACGCGCCTGCTCGCCAAGCTCGGGGTGCGCGACCGGGTGCAGGCGGTGGTCCTCGCCTACGAGTCGGGCCTCGTGCTCCCGGGCGACGCCTCCTAG
- a CDS encoding sensor histidine kinase: MPTQETASARTRDAPTRTTGRGRGARGILGLLRDWRSWTSPLDLAIAGGIALWASLEALLVPSTNPMGQFGFALAISAPLVVRRRFPALVMLVVAAALTLHAAIAGADATFNPFPSLLVATFTVAERIAAWWLGAMLGLVPIAAMLAAHVLGYFGSPGIETAGTVFLVFFVGATWAAGRLVRHRALTLQRTRDSSDRLAADAVASERTRIARELHDIVAHALSIVALQAGAAEQFLDRDVERSRRHLQLTRRTAQEALDEMRHLLGVLREDGAAYAPQPGVSGLADLVAETVAAGHPCRLEVGDEVAGVPDGLGLAVYRLVQESLTNVRKHAPGADVSVRVERGDRAVTVEVVNGPPASGAAGDVRGSGRGLPGMGERVRVYGGTLDAGPTDDGGWRVHAELPAGSS, from the coding sequence GTGCCGACCCAGGAGACCGCTTCCGCGCGAACGCGCGATGCCCCCACCCGCACGACGGGGCGCGGTCGCGGCGCCCGGGGCATCCTCGGTCTCCTGCGCGACTGGCGGTCATGGACTTCGCCGCTCGACCTCGCGATCGCGGGCGGCATCGCACTCTGGGCGTCGCTCGAGGCGCTGCTCGTGCCGTCGACGAACCCCATGGGGCAGTTCGGGTTCGCGCTCGCGATCTCGGCGCCGCTCGTCGTGCGGCGGCGGTTCCCCGCCCTCGTGATGCTCGTCGTCGCGGCCGCCCTGACGCTGCACGCGGCGATCGCGGGCGCGGATGCCACGTTCAACCCGTTCCCGAGCCTGCTCGTCGCGACCTTCACTGTGGCAGAGCGCATCGCCGCGTGGTGGCTCGGTGCGATGCTCGGACTCGTGCCGATCGCGGCGATGCTCGCCGCGCACGTGCTCGGGTACTTCGGCTCGCCCGGCATCGAGACCGCCGGAACCGTGTTCCTCGTGTTCTTCGTGGGCGCGACGTGGGCTGCGGGTCGTCTCGTGCGGCATCGCGCACTCACGCTGCAGCGGACGCGCGACAGTTCCGACCGGCTCGCCGCCGATGCGGTGGCCTCCGAGCGCACCCGCATCGCGCGCGAGCTGCACGACATCGTCGCGCACGCCCTGTCGATCGTCGCGCTGCAGGCGGGCGCTGCCGAGCAGTTCCTCGACAGGGACGTCGAGCGTTCGCGGCGACATCTCCAGCTCACCCGCCGCACCGCGCAGGAGGCCCTCGACGAGATGCGGCACCTGCTCGGCGTGCTGCGCGAGGACGGCGCGGCCTACGCACCGCAGCCCGGGGTGTCGGGACTCGCCGACCTCGTCGCCGAGACGGTGGCGGCGGGGCATCCGTGCCGGCTCGAGGTCGGCGACGAGGTCGCAGGCGTCCCCGACGGGCTCGGGCTCGCCGTGTATCGCCTCGTGCAGGAGTCGCTCACGAACGTGCGCAAGCACGCACCGGGCGCCGACGTGTCGGTGCGCGTCGAGCGAGGCGACCGCGCCGTCACGGTCGAGGTGGTGAACGGCCCGCCCGCCTCGGGCGCCGCCGGCGACGTCCGCGGAAGTGGCCGCGGCCTGCCCGGCATGGGCGAGCGCGTGCGGGTGTACGGCGGCACGCTCGACGCCGGCCCCACCGATGACGGCGGATGGCGCGTGCACGCCGAGCTGCCTGCGGGGTCGTCGTGA
- a CDS encoding aminoglycoside phosphotransferase family protein produces the protein MARMHDDEVTTDAALVARLVAAQFPEWAGLPVTPVEPWGTDNAIYRLGDELSVRMPRIHWAVAPLEREFAWLPRIAPSLPVEVPVPLAFAAPVEEWAWPWTVCRWVEGRHPSTEGGPYDDEQLARDLAAFVRAMRALDPAGAPTTAWPRPLHEEDELVRTNLELLADELGPVHDDVVAVWDQALTAPQLEGPPVWIHGDLSPSNLLLRDGRLTGVLDFSAMGLGDPASDHRVAWNLLPPAARAVFRAEVGADDATWARARGWVLLQALAQLPYYAERNPPLAANARHVIAELVAERASD, from the coding sequence ATGGCGCGGATGCACGACGACGAGGTGACGACGGATGCCGCGCTCGTCGCGCGTCTCGTCGCCGCGCAGTTCCCCGAATGGGCGGGGCTTCCCGTCACGCCCGTCGAGCCGTGGGGCACCGACAACGCGATCTACCGGCTCGGCGACGAGCTGTCGGTGCGGATGCCGCGCATCCACTGGGCGGTCGCGCCGCTCGAGCGCGAGTTCGCGTGGCTCCCGCGCATCGCGCCGTCGCTGCCGGTCGAGGTGCCCGTGCCCCTGGCGTTCGCCGCCCCCGTGGAGGAGTGGGCGTGGCCGTGGACCGTGTGCCGCTGGGTGGAGGGACGGCATCCGTCGACCGAGGGCGGGCCGTACGACGACGAGCAGCTCGCGCGCGACCTCGCCGCGTTCGTCCGGGCCATGCGTGCGCTCGACCCGGCCGGCGCACCGACGACGGCGTGGCCGCGCCCGCTGCACGAGGAGGACGAGCTCGTGCGCACGAACCTCGAGCTGCTCGCCGACGAGCTCGGTCCCGTGCACGACGACGTGGTCGCGGTCTGGGACCAGGCCCTCACCGCACCGCAGCTCGAGGGACCGCCCGTCTGGATCCACGGCGACCTCTCGCCGAGCAACCTGCTCCTGCGCGACGGACGCCTCACGGGCGTGCTCGACTTCAGCGCGATGGGCCTCGGCGACCCCGCGAGCGACCACCGCGTCGCGTGGAACCTCCTGCCGCCGGCGGCGCGTGCCGTATTCCGCGCGGAGGTCGGTGCCGACGACGCGACGTGGGCGCGCGCACGTGGCTGGGTCCTGCTGCAGGCGCTGGCGCAGCTGCCGTACTACGCCGAGCGCAATCCGCCGCTGGCCGCGAACGCGCGGCACGTCATCGCGGAGCTCGTGGCCGAGCGCGCCTCGGACTGA
- a CDS encoding PadR family transcriptional regulator, producing MRIGKDLVAAAATPVVLGILAEGESYGYAILQRVTELSGGELEWSDGMLYPLLHRLERLGHVESEWRHSSAGRPRKHYRLSAQGAAALAEQRKQWSVVGGVLDKVWPDGADGERRSRLAPRLALGTE from the coding sequence ATGCGCATCGGCAAGGACCTCGTGGCGGCCGCCGCCACCCCCGTGGTGCTCGGCATCCTCGCCGAGGGCGAGTCCTACGGATACGCGATCCTGCAGCGGGTCACCGAGCTCTCCGGCGGCGAGCTCGAATGGAGCGACGGGATGCTCTATCCCCTGCTCCACCGGCTCGAGCGGCTCGGACACGTCGAGTCCGAGTGGCGCCATTCGTCGGCAGGACGACCGCGCAAGCACTACCGGCTCAGCGCCCAGGGGGCCGCCGCGCTCGCCGAGCAGCGCAAGCAGTGGTCGGTCGTCGGCGGCGTGCTCGACAAGGTCTGGCCCGACGGCGCCGACGGTGAGCGCCGCTCGCGACTCGCGCCTCGGCTCGCCCTGGGGACGGAGTGA
- a CDS encoding permease prefix domain 1-containing protein — MTIGQGPGLDELIASWRQWMARRDVLTPSDIDELESHLRDRIDGLADAGLTDDEAFLIAVKRLGSIDALSHEYAAEHSERLWKQLVLHDAPGPEGTDAAAATIPFHRRANGLPVALALGVGAGLAVKVADLLIDDPAVVARNAAVLVLPFLAAWFAWRRRPPAAAVWAVAGAFVVAAIALNAYPFVPEASTAMLAAAGSLVALWLMTGVVEARGAWRSDTARMDFLRFSGEWAVYYLLIALVGGALSALTIAVFASIQVDVVPFVEEWVLPCGAAGAVLVAAWLVGAKQRVIENIAPVLTKVFTPLFTLMMLALIVAAVLQWNLVDASRDLLIAFDLVLVVVVALLVYAISARDPALPPGWFDRLQVLMLASALVVDVIVLIAMIARTGEFGFTANKTASLLLNLILLANLAWAAWLQVGFVQRTVAFGRLERWQTGYLPIYLAWAAVIVLIFPPVFGFA, encoded by the coding sequence ATGACCATCGGACAGGGCCCCGGACTCGACGAGCTGATCGCCTCGTGGCGCCAGTGGATGGCGCGACGCGACGTGCTGACCCCTTCGGACATCGACGAGCTCGAGTCGCACCTCCGCGACCGCATCGACGGGCTCGCCGATGCCGGGCTCACCGACGACGAGGCGTTCCTCATCGCGGTCAAGCGCCTCGGCAGCATCGACGCGCTGTCGCACGAGTACGCCGCCGAGCACTCCGAGCGACTCTGGAAGCAACTCGTGCTGCACGACGCGCCGGGCCCCGAAGGCACGGATGCCGCGGCCGCCACGATCCCGTTCCACCGACGCGCGAACGGGCTCCCCGTCGCCCTCGCGCTCGGCGTCGGCGCCGGCCTGGCCGTGAAGGTCGCGGACCTCCTGATCGATGATCCCGCCGTGGTCGCCCGCAACGCCGCGGTGCTCGTCCTGCCGTTCCTCGCGGCCTGGTTCGCCTGGCGTCGCCGGCCCCCGGCCGCCGCCGTATGGGCCGTCGCCGGCGCCTTCGTGGTCGCGGCCATCGCGCTCAACGCATACCCGTTCGTCCCCGAGGCATCCACCGCGATGCTCGCGGCGGCGGGCTCGCTCGTCGCCCTCTGGCTCATGACGGGGGTCGTGGAGGCGCGCGGCGCCTGGCGGAGCGACACCGCCCGCATGGACTTCCTGCGGTTCAGCGGCGAGTGGGCGGTCTACTACCTCCTCATCGCCCTCGTCGGCGGTGCGCTCAGCGCGCTCACCATCGCCGTGTTCGCCTCGATCCAGGTGGACGTGGTGCCGTTCGTCGAGGAGTGGGTGCTGCCGTGCGGCGCGGCGGGCGCGGTCCTCGTCGCTGCGTGGCTCGTCGGGGCGAAGCAGCGGGTCATCGAGAACATCGCGCCGGTGCTCACCAAGGTGTTCACCCCGCTGTTCACGCTGATGATGCTCGCGCTCATCGTCGCGGCGGTGCTGCAGTGGAACCTCGTCGACGCCAGCCGCGACCTCCTCATCGCGTTCGACCTCGTGCTCGTGGTGGTCGTCGCCCTGCTCGTCTACGCGATCTCGGCGCGCGACCCGGCGCTCCCGCCGGGGTGGTTCGACCGGCTGCAGGTGCTCATGCTCGCGAGCGCCCTCGTCGTGGACGTGATCGTGCTCATCGCGATGATCGCCCGCACCGGGGAGTTCGGCTTCACGGCGAACAAGACCGCGTCGCTCCTGCTGAACCTCATCCTCCTGGCGAACCTGGCCTGGGCCGCGTGGCTGCAGGTCGGGTTCGTGCAGCGGACCGTGGCGTTCGGGCGGCTCGAGCGGTGGCAGACCGGCTACCTCCCGATCTACCTCGCCTGGGCGGCGGTCATCGTGCTGATCTTCCCGCCGGTGTTCGGATTCGCCTGA
- a CDS encoding TIGR03557 family F420-dependent LLM class oxidoreductase gives MQYGYKLSAEGFDPKELVRQAKLAEASGFDFVEMSDHYHPWLDSQGHSPFAWTVLGAIAAETDRIGLATGVTCPTVRYHPAIIAQAAATLAIVSDDRFTLGVGAGERLNEHVVGRGFPAVAERQAMLREALEIIRLLWQGGYRSYRGEYLDLEDARVFDLPDRLPVIAVAAGGPDAAELAAELGDGLFGIEADPELLGAYRDAGGSGPRYGEVGVAWAEDEEHAVRAAFASSRWSLTGWKVMSELPNPVNFEASARYVREEDVAAQMPCGPDLAKHVAAVRSYEQAGYDHVVLTNNGPDPDGFMDFFTRELKPALLD, from the coding sequence ATGCAGTACGGATACAAGCTGTCGGCCGAGGGCTTCGACCCGAAGGAGCTCGTGCGCCAGGCGAAGCTCGCCGAGGCATCCGGGTTCGACTTCGTGGAGATGAGCGACCACTACCACCCGTGGCTCGACTCGCAGGGCCACTCGCCGTTCGCGTGGACGGTGCTCGGCGCCATCGCCGCGGAGACCGACCGCATCGGCCTCGCGACCGGCGTGACCTGCCCGACCGTGCGCTACCACCCGGCGATCATCGCGCAGGCGGCGGCCACGCTCGCGATCGTGTCCGACGACCGCTTCACGCTCGGCGTCGGCGCCGGCGAGCGCCTCAACGAGCACGTCGTCGGGCGCGGATTCCCCGCGGTGGCCGAGCGGCAGGCGATGCTGCGCGAGGCGCTCGAGATCATCCGGCTGCTCTGGCAGGGCGGGTACCGGTCGTACCGGGGCGAGTACCTCGACCTCGAGGACGCGCGCGTCTTCGACCTGCCCGATCGGCTTCCCGTGATCGCGGTGGCCGCAGGCGGGCCGGATGCCGCTGAGCTGGCGGCCGAGCTCGGCGACGGGCTGTTCGGCATCGAGGCCGACCCCGAACTGCTCGGCGCGTACCGTGACGCGGGCGGAAGCGGACCTCGCTACGGCGAGGTCGGCGTCGCCTGGGCCGAGGACGAGGAGCACGCCGTGCGCGCGGCATTCGCGTCGTCGCGGTGGTCGCTCACGGGCTGGAAGGTCATGAGCGAGCTGCCGAACCCGGTCAACTTCGAAGCATCGGCGCGGTACGTCCGGGAGGAGGACGTCGCCGCGCAGATGCCGTGCGGCCCCGACCTCGCGAAGCACGTCGCGGCCGTGCGCTCATACGAGCAGGCCGGCTACGACCACGTGGTCCTCACGAACAACGGGCCCGACCCCGACGGCTTCATGGACTTCTTCACCCGGGAGCTGAAGCCGGCGCTGCTCGACTGA